A stretch of Desulfovibrio sp. TomC DNA encodes these proteins:
- a CDS encoding 4Fe-4S dicluster domain-containing protein, with the protein MGRNRVVIYPDWCKGCGICAAFCPKKVLAVGLDGKARVVNEEACVNCGFCEPHCPDFAIVVIPEGEPVPPESAPLDSKEETP; encoded by the coding sequence ATGGGACGCAATCGTGTCGTTATCTATCCGGACTGGTGCAAGGGCTGCGGCATCTGTGCCGCGTTTTGCCCCAAAAAGGTGCTTGCCGTCGGCTTGGACGGCAAGGCCCGTGTCGTCAATGAGGAGGCCTGCGTCAATTGCGGTTTTTGCGAGCCGCATTGCCCGGATTTCGCCATTGTGGTGATTCCGGAAGGCGAGCCGGTACCGCCCGAATCCGCTCCCCTCGACAGCAAGGAGGAGACCCCGTGA
- a CDS encoding peptidylprolyl isomerase: MVSKGRVNWLGAILALCCVLAVTLGGTSAAWAKGGNPMVKLTTNKGDIVIELDQEKAPISSANFLNYVKKGHYDGLIFHRVIPGFMIQGGGMDKTMKEKSTDAPIQNEAKNGLKNKAYTLAMARTGDPHSATAQFFINVADNGFLDYPGQDGWGYAVFGKVVSGQEVVDAIKAVPTMTKGFHENVPVSPVVIEKAEVVSE; the protein is encoded by the coding sequence ATGGTTTCAAAAGGCCGCGTGAACTGGTTGGGGGCGATCCTTGCCCTGTGCTGCGTTCTGGCCGTAACCCTGGGGGGCACGTCCGCCGCCTGGGCCAAGGGAGGAAATCCGATGGTCAAACTGACGACCAACAAAGGCGATATCGTTATCGAACTGGACCAGGAAAAGGCCCCCATCTCTTCGGCCAATTTCCTGAACTACGTCAAAAAGGGCCACTACGACGGCCTGATCTTCCACCGGGTTATTCCCGGTTTCATGATCCAGGGCGGCGGCATGGACAAGACCATGAAGGAAAAGAGCACCGACGCTCCGATCCAGAACGAGGCCAAAAATGGCTTGAAGAACAAGGCCTACACCTTGGCCATGGCCCGCACCGGCGATCCGCATTCGGCCACGGCCCAGTTTTTCATCAACGTGGCCGACAATGGCTTCCTGGATTACCCCGGCCAGGATGGCTGGGGCTATGCAGTGTTCGGCAAGGTGGTCTCGGGCCAGGAAGTGGTGGACGCCATCAAGGCCGTGCCGACCATGACCAAGGGTTTTCACGAGAACGTGCCGGTTTCCCCGGTGGTGATCGAGAAGGCCGAGGTGGTCAGCGAGTAG
- a CDS encoding DNA-methyltransferase, with protein sequence MADGQVDAILTDPPYSSGGLHAGARRADPAQKYQASGTKRTYPPMLGDCKDQRSFTMWATLWLSECWRLAKPGAPVLVFSDWRQLPVMTDAIQAAGFEWRGIVVWHKPSARPMLGSFRRDAEFVIHAVKAPARTFTRRCFPGVFNHAVNAAAKIHLTSKPLPLLVDLLGVVVEGGTVLDPFMGGGTTAVACIETERRFVGVELSSEYASLAAERIAAVELAHLKS encoded by the coding sequence ATGGCGGACGGCCAGGTCGACGCTATCCTGACCGATCCGCCGTATTCCAGTGGTGGCCTTCACGCCGGAGCCCGCCGCGCCGACCCGGCCCAGAAGTACCAGGCGAGCGGCACAAAGCGGACCTACCCGCCCATGCTCGGCGACTGCAAGGACCAGCGGTCCTTCACCATGTGGGCCACGTTATGGCTGTCCGAGTGCTGGCGACTCGCCAAGCCTGGTGCGCCGGTTCTGGTTTTCTCGGATTGGCGGCAGCTCCCGGTCATGACCGACGCGATCCAGGCCGCCGGGTTCGAATGGCGCGGCATCGTGGTTTGGCACAAGCCAAGCGCCCGGCCTATGCTGGGGAGCTTCCGACGTGATGCCGAGTTCGTGATTCACGCCGTCAAAGCTCCAGCCAGGACGTTTACTCGGCGTTGTTTCCCTGGAGTCTTCAACCATGCGGTAAATGCGGCCGCGAAAATCCATTTGACCAGCAAGCCGCTTCCGCTGCTCGTGGACCTGCTTGGTGTTGTGGTGGAGGGTGGCACCGTCTTGGACCCGTTTATGGGTGGAGGCACCACGGCAGTGGCCTGCATTGAGACCGAGCGACGGTTTGTTGGTGTGGAGCTATCGAGCGAATACGCCTCGCTGGCAGCCGAGCGGATCGCTGCCGTCGAGCTTGCCCATCTTAAATCGTAG
- a CDS encoding Com family DNA-binding transcriptional regulator, which translates to MRDIRCGKCNRLLAKGEALSLSIKCPRCGAINHVRATNPDLERLRAPKKEPSRGINHQGL; encoded by the coding sequence ATGAGGGATATACGGTGCGGCAAGTGCAATAGATTGTTGGCCAAAGGGGAGGCGCTTAGCCTCTCCATCAAGTGCCCCAGGTGTGGGGCTATCAACCATGTGAGGGCCACGAACCCCGACCTAGAGCGCCTGAGAGCCCCAAAAAAGGAGCCCTCACGTGGCATTAACCACCAAGGTCTTTGA
- a CDS encoding transglycosylase SLT domain-containing protein, which translates to MATLCLSIAGVNIDGTASALGLPVELPQSMIMVESHGNPFATRFEPAFFDRYLKNKPLSFVPPGCSKDTEAIGRATSWGLLQIMGETARTIGFRGWFGELLTPEIGLEWGCRYLARLRDRFLNTGGWEVVCRAYNGGPGNAHNPANTYPAKVLEHLPGGVWPQEGF; encoded by the coding sequence ATGGCAACCCTCTGTTTATCAATCGCTGGCGTAAATATTGATGGCACAGCTTCCGCACTCGGCCTTCCCGTTGAATTACCTCAATCCATGATCATGGTCGAATCGCATGGCAATCCCTTCGCCACGCGATTCGAACCCGCCTTTTTTGACCGCTACCTCAAAAACAAGCCGTTATCCTTCGTCCCGCCCGGTTGCTCCAAGGATACTGAGGCCATCGGCCGCGCCACGTCCTGGGGTCTGCTCCAGATCATGGGCGAAACCGCCCGCACCATCGGCTTTCGCGGCTGGTTCGGCGAGCTACTCACCCCCGAAATCGGGCTTGAGTGGGGCTGCCGGTATCTGGCCCGGCTGCGCGACCGGTTCCTGAACACCGGTGGCTGGGAAGTCGTTTGCCGCGCCTACAACGGCGGTCCCGGCAATGCCCACAATCCCGCAAACACCTATCCGGCCAAGGTGCTGGAGCATCTGCCGGGCGGCGTCTGGCCGCAGGAGGGCTTTTAA
- a CDS encoding NACHT domain-containing protein codes for MIIGSEETSKLTLIEKKLQSLSEHELTIDILIPLFQAIGYSKIDYNGGPYEEGKDIICWKKDELNDIELMVCQVKKYKPTAKASDNKSFMEVVNQLQQASEKSVPNVDGNSYKPNRVYFITPYLLNTRSLATRFEKYQELRSRMVKILDGHKLTELCLSKIPKQINKILGIKSTYTHIAHKLNNEDLMSALQQDSPKDISLYYTDLEFKIGKVSLQDTLSLKFNSIDFRGAIDWAHWENLLPACTQIKYISGIDIVSPSIDKIQYRFMKIKDKIPSLRKALAKISLAKSQSAALILNDYRSFKEAIVDLTPLLREDDTNPGHLIHYIGQLGQDIDRLISSIGGNNDTNTLGVVNGILLRYKLYFDEHKADDGALLPPALARFIGLSSKYQRQLTIINRVDVKINNPSIFFSIDTSLLATTLNDYQITISSFIDSHKKSKPTQDKIKSFLKTCLDNFSLINMIQSNKALRKYITISKNKEDAGKKKVQVNFSILDAFDANMDFLVLGEAGAGKTTCLQMYMKNKIQHRDDRFYLYYPLSKLYQTYANHKKSFGNKIETDTIEECICLYYTDFGCELKKEDLQTELQKEATLLLDGIDEAIKKVPNVVDLILGLKKRYPNCQIITSSRASGNYLEDFPFLCATLLPFTNKQRSQVVKNWFKHDKNKSEQILIHLTIQTEVSDIVRSPLLITILCVLAENDIPLPDSEIHLYDQRIELLLGMYDVHKKIKRITSPRHELKDIAQKLAFGMHTLGVREITEKRAINLISRYTNGSIERSKILIAFRELIDPCNILVAMTDKGRFGFGHLRFQEYFAASELCQNRSIGIGTLMDEPWWEEVLILFSKKTSDIRFVLNWAIHNGKEQVLRNTLLRMIKARPKEESAELLKFYKLHSAGPHSISVGPTYEDLSALDDM; via the coding sequence ATGATAATTGGCTCAGAAGAAACTTCTAAATTAACGCTAATAGAAAAAAAGCTTCAAAGCCTCTCCGAGCACGAACTCACTATTGATATTTTGATCCCTCTTTTTCAAGCCATAGGCTACTCCAAGATTGACTACAATGGCGGGCCTTATGAAGAAGGGAAGGATATAATTTGCTGGAAAAAAGATGAGCTTAATGATATTGAGCTCATGGTGTGTCAAGTAAAAAAGTACAAACCTACCGCAAAAGCCTCTGACAACAAAAGTTTTATGGAGGTTGTAAACCAACTACAGCAGGCATCAGAAAAAAGCGTCCCTAATGTTGATGGAAATTCTTACAAACCTAATAGAGTTTATTTTATCACTCCATATCTTCTAAACACCAGATCTCTGGCTACAAGATTTGAGAAATACCAAGAATTACGTTCGCGAATGGTAAAAATACTAGATGGCCATAAACTTACTGAACTTTGTTTGAGCAAAATACCAAAGCAAATAAACAAAATTCTTGGCATAAAATCAACATACACGCATATTGCACATAAACTTAACAACGAAGACCTAATGAGCGCCCTACAGCAAGACTCTCCAAAAGACATATCGCTATATTACACTGACTTAGAATTCAAAATTGGAAAAGTTTCCCTGCAAGATACTTTATCTCTTAAATTTAACAGCATAGACTTCAGAGGTGCTATCGATTGGGCTCACTGGGAAAATCTTTTGCCAGCATGCACACAAATCAAATATATTTCTGGAATAGATATAGTTTCCCCTTCAATAGACAAGATACAGTACAGATTTATGAAAATAAAAGATAAAATACCAAGTCTAAGAAAAGCTCTCGCAAAAATTTCACTTGCAAAATCGCAATCAGCAGCCCTTATCTTAAACGATTACCGCAGTTTTAAAGAAGCGATTGTCGACTTAACCCCTTTACTAAGAGAAGACGACACCAATCCAGGACATTTAATACACTACATCGGGCAGCTTGGCCAAGACATCGACAGACTTATTAGTAGCATAGGAGGAAACAATGACACCAATACACTGGGAGTTGTAAATGGCATCCTGCTAAGATATAAGCTTTACTTCGACGAGCACAAAGCTGATGATGGAGCCTTGTTGCCCCCTGCATTGGCAAGGTTCATAGGCCTATCCTCAAAATATCAACGACAGCTGACAATTATAAATCGAGTTGACGTCAAAATCAACAATCCATCTATATTTTTTTCAATTGATACATCTCTTCTTGCGACAACTTTAAATGATTATCAAATTACCATCTCATCGTTTATTGATAGCCACAAGAAATCCAAGCCAACACAAGATAAAATAAAATCATTTCTTAAAACATGCCTTGATAATTTTTCATTAATAAATATGATACAATCAAACAAGGCATTACGGAAATATATTACAATATCAAAAAACAAAGAGGATGCTGGAAAGAAAAAAGTACAGGTCAACTTTTCGATACTTGACGCTTTTGACGCAAATATGGATTTTCTTGTACTTGGTGAAGCCGGTGCTGGGAAGACAACATGTTTACAAATGTACATGAAAAACAAAATACAACATAGGGATGACAGATTTTATCTGTACTACCCCCTCTCGAAACTTTACCAGACCTATGCGAATCACAAAAAATCTTTCGGCAACAAAATCGAGACAGATACTATAGAAGAGTGTATCTGTCTGTATTATACTGACTTTGGATGCGAATTAAAAAAAGAAGATTTACAGACCGAATTGCAAAAAGAAGCGACGCTACTGCTAGATGGTATCGATGAAGCTATTAAGAAAGTTCCTAATGTAGTAGACTTGATCCTTGGGTTAAAGAAAAGATACCCCAATTGCCAGATCATCACTAGCTCACGTGCAAGTGGAAATTACCTTGAGGATTTTCCATTTCTGTGTGCAACACTGTTGCCTTTCACAAACAAACAACGAAGCCAAGTTGTTAAAAATTGGTTTAAACACGACAAAAACAAATCAGAACAAATCCTTATACATCTAACAATACAAACAGAAGTGTCTGATATTGTAAGAAGCCCTCTTTTAATAACAATTCTCTGTGTTTTGGCTGAAAACGATATACCATTACCAGACAGCGAAATACATCTTTACGACCAAAGAATAGAACTGCTTCTCGGCATGTATGATGTTCATAAAAAAATTAAAAGAATAACGTCTCCTCGTCATGAATTAAAAGACATTGCCCAAAAACTTGCATTTGGAATGCATACACTAGGAGTACGAGAAATTACAGAAAAACGAGCAATAAACTTGATAAGTCGATACACCAACGGATCAATTGAAAGAAGTAAAATATTAATTGCTTTTAGAGAATTGATAGACCCATGTAACATACTGGTTGCAATGACAGATAAAGGCCGATTTGGGTTTGGCCATCTTCGGTTTCAAGAATATTTTGCTGCTTCTGAGCTATGCCAAAACAGAAGTATTGGCATTGGTACGTTGATGGATGAACCTTGGTGGGAAGAAGTTTTGATACTGTTTTCAAAAAAAACGAGTGACATTCGCTTTGTTTTAAACTGGGCTATTCATAATGGGAAAGAGCAAGTCTTACGGAATACACTGCTCAGAATGATAAAAGCAAGGCCAAAAGAAGAAAGTGCTGAATTACTTAAATTTTACAAATTACATAGCGCTGGGCCACATAGCATTAGCGTTGGTCCTACATACGAAGATCTCTCGGCTCTTGACGATATGTAA
- a CDS encoding DUF3164 family protein gives MNATSIPEGYMQDGQGRLVPAKLVKDVDKTRDQLVREIAGKALALREAMRGFRDDAMGDVAAFVQLSAEQYGAKVGGNKGNVTLTSFDGAFKVQRHMAEHLTFDERLQAAKELIDECITEWTEGSRDELKALILGIDGRWWVTVGGSDLPVAVDTLLAADKRDV, from the coding sequence ATGAACGCAACGAGCATCCCCGAAGGGTACATGCAGGACGGCCAGGGGCGGCTGGTGCCGGCCAAGCTGGTCAAGGACGTGGACAAGACCCGCGACCAGCTCGTGCGCGAGATCGCGGGCAAGGCGCTGGCCCTGCGCGAGGCCATGCGCGGGTTTCGCGACGACGCCATGGGCGACGTGGCGGCCTTTGTCCAGCTTTCGGCCGAGCAGTACGGGGCCAAGGTGGGCGGCAACAAGGGCAACGTGACCCTGACGAGCTTTGACGGGGCGTTCAAGGTGCAGCGCCACATGGCCGAGCACCTGACCTTTGATGAACGCCTTCAGGCGGCCAAGGAGCTCATTGACGAGTGCATCACCGAGTGGACCGAGGGCAGCCGCGACGAACTCAAGGCGCTGATCCTGGGCATAGACGGCCGGTGGTGGGTCACGGTCGGCGGCAGCGATCTGCCCGTGGCCGTGGATACGCTGCTTGCGGCAGACAAGAGGGATGTATGA
- a CDS encoding ATP-binding protein, producing MKSVFVETGNVTAFRRAVLTVEDVQRGQPGIVVAWGQAGRGKTFTARNSYTERGGVFLSAWEGMTQAAFLGRLCKETTGANTTPRSAHACKVRIIETLEKRRDQGQTVTIYMDEADRLHFGRIEDLRDIHEATGAAVVLIGEEELIGLLSERRRIWRAIRSAKPGFSWTDIAQVSRVSYTHTRKYGQWLLDEAFVERHGRKGATYLFRATLRAKDTVETPYPPQDVTDPFEVERNAACRLVRSFMERDPYQPAVRGKIIDNCRAILARFEKEEQEQ from the coding sequence ATGAAATCGGTTTTTGTGGAGACGGGCAACGTGACCGCCTTTCGGCGCGCCGTGCTGACCGTCGAGGACGTCCAGCGCGGACAACCCGGCATTGTCGTGGCCTGGGGACAGGCCGGCCGGGGCAAGACCTTTACGGCCCGCAACAGCTACACCGAACGCGGCGGCGTTTTCCTCTCGGCTTGGGAGGGGATGACGCAAGCCGCCTTCCTGGGACGGCTTTGCAAGGAGACGACGGGGGCCAATACCACTCCCCGATCCGCCCATGCCTGCAAGGTGCGCATCATTGAGACCTTGGAAAAGCGGCGCGACCAAGGGCAGACAGTCACCATCTACATGGACGAGGCCGACCGTTTGCACTTTGGGCGCATCGAGGATCTGCGCGACATCCACGAGGCGACTGGCGCGGCTGTGGTCTTGATCGGAGAAGAAGAACTCATCGGACTCCTGTCCGAGCGCCGTCGCATTTGGCGGGCCATCCGATCGGCAAAGCCGGGCTTCTCCTGGACGGACATCGCCCAGGTGTCCCGCGTTTCCTACACTCATACTCGGAAATATGGGCAATGGCTCCTGGATGAGGCCTTTGTCGAACGGCATGGGCGCAAAGGGGCGACGTATCTTTTCCGGGCCACGCTTCGGGCCAAGGACACGGTGGAAACGCCGTATCCGCCACAGGACGTCACCGATCCCTTCGAGGTGGAGCGGAATGCGGCCTGCCGTTTGGTCCGATCCTTCATGGAGCGCGATCCTTACCAACCGGCCGTGCGGGGCAAAATCATCGACAACTGCCGGGCCATCCTGGCCCGGTTCGAGAAAGAGGAGCAGGAGCAATGA
- a CDS encoding Mu transposase C-terminal domain-containing protein, translating to MRADRDSWLCEVEACRGGKRRLYLAAALPEDVRAALIAYEGANVPAEVSDTPLTDAQRRKALAKADLVRLYTEVLAKAANKGRARDEFITAYTAGVWSAIRDVLGDVSWKSLERWKLAMRRTGSALKLADTRGGVRLAPVVTERHAQILLALARHPNKPRLAEVCRMAREAFKAASLPDCADITLYRYLKKWMTLNFGEWIYARQGKKAWNDLCCPFIERDYDKIAVGDILVADGHALNFEILDPETGKGARMELVLWFDMASSYPLGWEILPTENTLAIASALRRACLRLGKFPKVAYLDNGRAFRGKFFNGVDLTQSGLGGVFQELGIEPLFAWPYHGQSKTIERFFKTFGELERWIPSYVGTSIESKPPRLMRGEKLHRKVYEASGGRPLTLEEAHTAIARWFDAYADRPQRGHLSGKAPAEAFAAGAGIGLGESDLARLRLCMLSKVVRKIDRNGVSLFGQSYRHPFLHSLRHPVLVRFDDQDRRSVLVYDQSGKNLICEATPAPKVHPAARILGTADDQAVLTGEIAYKKALENQVTANAREFLSSVVLPETQSRMRLVAAGKAVPPALPEAKAPDVAGIEAAKNAARARIEAAPAYVPPAQMAAIVSELDRYEYLFNLAVRDGVALREADADWMARYEQTEEYAACAAGRYERLRMVYERRRKAANGGGDA from the coding sequence ATGCGCGCCGACAGAGATTCCTGGCTTTGTGAGGTTGAGGCTTGCCGTGGCGGCAAACGCCGCCTGTATCTGGCTGCGGCCCTGCCTGAAGACGTGCGGGCTGCCCTCATCGCCTATGAAGGCGCGAATGTTCCCGCCGAAGTATCCGATACGCCCCTGACCGACGCCCAGCGGCGCAAGGCCCTGGCCAAGGCCGATTTGGTGCGGCTCTATACCGAGGTGTTGGCCAAAGCCGCCAACAAGGGCCGTGCCCGTGATGAATTCATCACGGCCTATACAGCCGGTGTCTGGTCTGCCATCCGAGACGTTCTTGGCGACGTGTCGTGGAAGTCCCTGGAACGCTGGAAGCTGGCCATGCGCCGTACCGGCTCGGCCCTGAAGCTGGCCGACACGCGCGGCGGCGTCCGCCTTGCCCCTGTCGTGACCGAACGACACGCCCAAATTTTACTCGCCCTGGCCCGCCATCCCAACAAGCCCCGCTTAGCCGAGGTCTGCCGCATGGCCCGCGAGGCCTTCAAGGCTGCCAGCCTGCCGGATTGCGCCGACATCACGCTGTACCGGTATCTCAAAAAGTGGATGACGCTCAATTTCGGGGAATGGATCTATGCCCGCCAGGGCAAGAAGGCCTGGAACGACCTGTGTTGCCCGTTTATCGAACGCGATTACGACAAGATCGCCGTGGGCGACATCCTGGTGGCCGATGGCCATGCCCTCAATTTCGAGATTCTCGACCCGGAAACCGGCAAGGGCGCGCGCATGGAACTGGTGCTGTGGTTCGACATGGCATCCAGCTACCCGCTCGGATGGGAAATCCTACCCACGGAAAACACGCTAGCCATTGCCTCGGCTTTGCGGCGGGCCTGTCTGCGGCTCGGGAAGTTCCCCAAGGTGGCGTATCTCGACAACGGGCGGGCGTTTCGCGGTAAGTTCTTCAATGGCGTGGACCTGACCCAAAGCGGCCTTGGGGGCGTGTTCCAGGAACTCGGCATCGAACCGCTTTTTGCCTGGCCCTACCACGGCCAATCCAAGACCATCGAACGGTTTTTCAAGACCTTTGGCGAACTCGAACGCTGGATTCCCTCCTATGTCGGCACGTCCATCGAATCCAAGCCGCCGCGCCTCATGCGCGGGGAGAAGCTCCACCGCAAGGTCTACGAGGCATCCGGCGGCCGGCCGCTGACTCTTGAGGAAGCCCATACCGCCATTGCCCGTTGGTTCGACGCCTATGCCGATCGCCCCCAGCGGGGCCATTTGAGCGGCAAGGCCCCAGCCGAGGCGTTTGCCGCCGGAGCCGGCATAGGCCTTGGCGAAAGCGATCTGGCCAGGCTGCGGCTGTGTATGCTGTCCAAGGTGGTCCGCAAGATCGACCGCAACGGCGTCAGCCTTTTTGGCCAGTCGTACCGCCATCCCTTCCTGCACAGCCTGCGCCATCCGGTGCTGGTGCGCTTCGATGACCAGGATCGGCGGTCGGTGCTGGTCTACGACCAATCCGGCAAGAACCTGATCTGCGAGGCCACGCCCGCGCCGAAGGTGCATCCGGCTGCCCGCATCCTCGGAACCGCTGACGATCAGGCCGTCCTGACGGGCGAGATCGCCTACAAAAAGGCTTTGGAAAACCAAGTCACGGCCAACGCTCGCGAATTTTTGAGCTCCGTCGTGCTGCCCGAAACGCAAAGCCGGATGCGGCTTGTCGCGGCCGGCAAGGCGGTACCGCCGGCCCTGCCGGAAGCAAAGGCCCCGGACGTGGCTGGCATCGAAGCCGCCAAGAATGCGGCCAGGGCCAGGATTGAAGCCGCACCGGCTTACGTGCCGCCGGCACAGATGGCCGCCATCGTCAGTGAACTCGACCGCTACGAATACCTTTTCAATCTGGCCGTCCGGGACGGTGTGGCCCTGCGTGAAGCCGACGCCGACTGGATGGCCCGCTACGAGCAAACCGAGGAATACGCGGCTTGCGCGGCTGGACGTTACGAACGCCTGCGCATGGTTTACGAGCGCCGCCGCAAGGCCGCCAATGGGGGAGGAGACGCATGA
- a CDS encoding helix-turn-helix transcriptional regulator, translating into MKRDGNKIRAWMVERRISVSDVARKAGIARSMVSETIHARRNNRKALRALIEIGCPVKLLALPADLQDKHAA; encoded by the coding sequence ATGAAACGCGACGGAAACAAAATTCGGGCGTGGATGGTCGAGCGCCGCATATCAGTGTCAGATGTGGCCCGCAAAGCTGGCATTGCCCGTTCCATGGTGTCTGAAACTATCCATGCCCGTCGTAACAATCGGAAAGCTCTGCGTGCGCTCATTGAAATTGGTTGTCCCGTGAAGCTCCTGGCCCTGCCGGCAGATCTCCAGGACAAACACGCCGCTTAG
- a CDS encoding LexA family transcriptional regulator translates to MTDKNRDNPASDFSSDFVSESRKEFDATIQRMVQAIRGNSPDSLASFLEISKDAIYKAGRANKIPPAWFLQIGKKTNISIDWLVTGEGVMERGNAEATRTTPSIVPADEPPYMNPEAAPAMGYTLVPKVQARLAAGTGSLETEGEVIGYYAFKTDFLRRKGLPKKMVLMDVAGDSMEPVLIDRDTVLIDESQSAIISGGLFAVGIEHEVFVKYLDRVPGKLILRSRNERYAPVEVDMNGQLSESVRIIGRVVWSCREYVR, encoded by the coding sequence ATGACAGATAAAAATAGAGATAACCCTGCTTCCGACTTTTCTTCCGACTTTGTCTCGGAAAGTCGGAAAGAGTTCGATGCGACAATCCAGCGCATGGTCCAAGCCATACGGGGCAACAGCCCAGACAGTTTGGCGTCTTTCCTTGAGATCAGTAAGGACGCCATCTATAAAGCTGGTCGGGCGAATAAAATTCCACCGGCTTGGTTTCTTCAAATAGGAAAAAAAACAAATATTTCGATTGATTGGCTTGTCACCGGGGAAGGTGTCATGGAGCGGGGCAATGCCGAAGCGACAAGAACGACGCCGAGCATTGTTCCAGCGGATGAACCGCCCTACATGAATCCGGAAGCCGCACCGGCCATGGGGTACACACTGGTGCCCAAAGTCCAGGCACGGTTGGCGGCAGGGACCGGAAGTCTGGAGACTGAAGGGGAAGTGATTGGCTATTATGCGTTCAAGACCGATTTTTTAAGACGCAAAGGGCTACCCAAAAAAATGGTCTTGATGGATGTGGCAGGCGACAGCATGGAGCCCGTCTTGATTGACCGGGACACGGTCCTCATCGATGAAAGTCAGAGCGCAATAATATCAGGTGGGCTTTTTGCAGTAGGTATTGAGCACGAAGTCTTTGTAAAATATTTGGATCGTGTACCCGGAAAGCTCATTTTGCGAAGCCGTAACGAACGCTATGCCCCCGTTGAAGTTGACATGAACGGCCAGCTCTCGGAATCTGTGAGGATCATTGGTCGGGTGGTCTGGAGTTGCCGAGAGTACGTGCGGTAG
- a CDS encoding acyltransferase family protein, whose translation MSNPFKGRLISVDCMRGLVIAWMILANNPGDYLHVYQELTHTPWNGWTATDFVFPLFLFIVGVSVALSVNREKVRAGGGAHFWCKVFRRSALLIAIGLLENAYPCFDLASLRIPGVLQRIAVVYVTVVWLQVRLQNRGIVAVIVAILIGYWALMVFVPIPGVGYPSMDSHANLEAWLDQVMLHNHIWQYDTQWDPEGILSTFPAMTLGLIGVLVGRWLRSGRPGMARAFVLGLGMFLTGLLWHEWYPINKSICTSSFVLFAGGFGVMMLVACHWLIDGRGKTAWTKPFVIMGVNPLAIYVVSEFVSATLYWIKIPDGRPGGINLQAYLFKTLFSGWTYGYLASLSWSILFLLAMFLGAWALYAHRIVVKL comes from the coding sequence ATGTCCAACCCATTTAAAGGCAGATTGATCTCTGTGGACTGTATGCGGGGGCTTGTCATTGCCTGGATGATCTTGGCAAATAATCCTGGAGACTACCTGCATGTCTACCAAGAACTGACGCATACGCCCTGGAACGGCTGGACCGCCACGGACTTCGTTTTCCCTTTGTTCCTCTTCATTGTCGGCGTATCCGTGGCCCTGTCCGTCAACCGCGAGAAGGTTCGGGCCGGCGGGGGCGCTCATTTCTGGTGCAAGGTTTTCAGAAGATCTGCGCTCCTTATTGCAATCGGTCTGTTGGAAAACGCTTATCCTTGCTTTGATCTGGCCAGTCTGCGCATCCCAGGCGTGTTGCAGCGCATTGCCGTGGTCTATGTCACAGTGGTCTGGTTGCAGGTCCGCTTGCAAAATAGGGGGATCGTCGCCGTGATCGTGGCTATCCTGATCGGCTACTGGGCGCTTATGGTTTTTGTGCCTATTCCAGGCGTCGGTTATCCAAGCATGGATTCCCACGCCAATCTGGAAGCTTGGCTGGATCAGGTCATGCTGCACAACCACATCTGGCAATACGACACACAATGGGATCCTGAAGGCATTCTTTCCACCTTCCCCGCCATGACGCTGGGGCTGATCGGTGTATTGGTCGGCCGGTGGCTGCGTTCGGGCAGACCAGGTATGGCGCGGGCGTTTGTCTTGGGGCTTGGCATGTTTTTGACCGGGCTGTTGTGGCACGAGTGGTATCCGATCAATAAATCTATTTGCACCAGTTCGTTCGTGTTGTTCGCGGGCGGGTTTGGCGTCATGATGCTTGTCGCCTGTCATTGGCTCATTGATGGACGCGGCAAGACGGCCTGGACCAAGCCGTTCGTGATCATGGGCGTCAATCCGTTGGCGATCTATGTCGTCTCCGAGTTTGTCTCGGCCACGCTGTATTGGATCAAAATTCCTGACGGGAGGCCCGGGGGCATAAATCTGCAAGCATATCTGTTCAAAACGCTTTTTTCGGGCTGGACGTATGGCTACCTGGCTTCCCTGTCCTGGTCCATACTCTTTCTGCTAGCGATGTTCCTCGGGGCGTGGGCGCTATACGCACACCGCATCGTCGTCAAACTCTAA